The genomic window ACGGCACCGTGCTGTGGCCGGAGCCGGTCCTGGTGGGCAGGCGGGAGCACGCGCTGCGCTCCATGGCCGCGCAGCACGGCATCGAGCACTGGTCGACCGACCTCGACGCAGTGCTGGCCGATCCCTCGGTGGAGATCTACTTCGACGCTCAGATCACCGCGGCGCGTGAGACCGCGGTGCGTCAGGCGATCGCGGCGGGCAAGCACATCTACTGCGAGAAGCCGACAGCCACGTCGCTGGACGGCGCCCTGGAGATCGCCCGGCTCGCCGTCGCCGCCGGAGTCAAGCACGGCGTTGTGCAGGACAAACTCTTCCTGCCGGGCCTGCAGAAGCTCAAGCGGCTGGTCGACGGCGGCTTCTTCGGCCGCGTCCTGTCCATCCGCGGCGAGTTCGGCTACTGGGTCTTCGAGGGTGACTGGCAGAGCGCGCAGCGGCCGTCGTGGAACTACCGCGCGGAGGACGGCGGCGGCATCGTCGCGGACATGTTCCCGCACTGGGAGTACGTCATGCACGAGATCTTCGGCCCGGTCCGTACGGTGCAGGCCCTGGCGACCACCCACGTGCCGCAGCGCTGGGACGAGCAGGGCAAGCCCTACGACGCCACCGCGGACGACGCCGCCTACGGCGTCTTCGAGCTCGAAGGCGGCGCCGTCGCGCAGATCAACTCCTCCTGGGCGGTCCGCGTCCATCGTGACGAGCTGGTGGAGTTCCAGGTCGACGGCACGCACGGCTCCGCCGTCGCCGGGCTCCGCAACTGCCGCGTCCAGCACCGGTCGGCCACTCCCAAGCCGGTGTGGAACCCGGACCTGCCCGCCACGGAGGCCTTCCGTGACCAGTGGCAGGAGGTACCGGACAACACCGAATTCGACAACGGCTTCAAGTCCCAGTGGGAGCTGTTCCTGCGGCATGTCGTCCTCGACGAGCCCTGGCGCTGGGACCTGACGGCCGGCGCGCGGGGCGTCCAGCTCGCCGAACTCGGCCTGAGGTCCTCCGCCGAGGGCCGACGCTTCGACGTTCCTGAGCTGGCCCTGTGAGCATCCGGCTGCCCGACGAGTCGGGTGTTCTGCGCGACTATGTACCGCGCTCGCAACCCGTCACCCTGACCACGGATCTGCCACTGCGCAGCCGGGTGGTGTATTCCGCGGCCCATGTGGTGGCCGACCCGCTGCGGACCGCCGCCGACGCCCCGGCAGCGGTGGACTGGGACGCCACGCTGGCCTTCCGGCGGCATCTGTGGGCCCACGGACTCGGCGTGGCCGAGGCCATGGACACCGCGCAGCGCGGCATGGGCCTGGACTGGGCGGTGGCCGCCGAGCTGATCCGCCGGTCGTCGGCGGAGGCGCGCTCCGCCGGCGGCCGGATTGCCTGCGGTGTCGGCACCGACCAGCTGACCGGCCCCGCCGCGACCCTCGCCGAGGTGACCGCCGCCTACGAGGAGCAGCTCGCGGTGGTCGAGGAGGCCGGCTCGCAGGCCGTCCTGATGGCCTCCAGGGCGCTCGCGGCGATCGCCGAGGGCCCGGAGGACTACCTCCAGGTCTACGGTCATCTGCTGCGGCAGTCCTCAGAACCGGTCATCCTGCACTGGCTCGGCCCGATGTTCGATCCGGCGCTCGCCGGCTACTGGGGCAGCGACGATCTGGACGCGGCCACCGAGACCTTCCTCGACGTGATCACCGCCCACCCGGACAAGGTGGACGGCGTCAAGATCTCGCTGCTGGACGCCCGGCGGGAGGTGGAGCTCCGGCGCCGGCTCCCGGACGGCGTGCGCTGTTACACCGGCGACGACTTCAACTACCCGGAGCTGATCGCCGGCGACACGCAGGGCTTCAGCCACGCGCTGCTCGGCATCTTCGACCCGCTCGCGCCGCTGGCCGCGGCGGCGGTCAGCGCCCTGGACACCGGGGACGTCGACGGCTTCCGGCGGCTCCTCGACCCGACGGTGGAACTGTCCCGCCATCTGTTCTGCGCCCCGACACGCTTCTACAAGACCGGTGTCGTCCTGCTGGCCTGGCTCGCCGGCCACCAGCGGCACTTCACCATGGTCGGCGCACTGCAGTCGGCGCGCTCGCTGCCGCACCTGGCGCGGGCGTACGAACTGGCCGACCGCGCCGGGCTCTTCCCCGACCCGGCGCTCGCCGAGGCGCGGACGCGCGCCCTGCTGACCCTGCACGGAGTGGACGCATGACCGGCACCACGGCCCAGGACCTCACCCGGCTGAGCATCAACCAGGAAACCGTCAAGCAGTGGTCGCTGCCCGAACTGGCCGCGGGATGCGCGGCCGCCGGGATCGGCTCGGTCGGCCTGTGGCGGGCACCGGTCCAGGAGTACGGCGTGCAGCGCGCCGCGCGCCTGATGCGCGACAGCGGGCTCACCGTGACGTCGCTGTGCCGCGGCGGCTTCTTCACCGCCCTGGAGCCGGAGGCGCGGGCGGCCGCCCTGGACGACAACCGGGCGGCGATCGACGAGGCCGCGGCCCTGGCCACCGGCACCCTGGTGCTGGTGTCCGGTGGACTGCCGGCCGGCGACCGGGACATCGCCGCGGCCCGGGAGCGGGTCGCCGACGCGCTCGCCCTACTGGGCCCCTACGCCGCCGAGCGGGGCGTGCGGCTGGCCCTGGAGCCGCTGCACCCGATGTACGCGTCCGACCGGTGCGTGATCTCCACCCTCGGCCAGGCGCTGGACATCGCCGAGCGCTTTCCCGCCGAGCAGGTCGGGGTCGTGGTGGACACCTACCACCTGTGGTGGGACGACCTGGCACCCGTGCACACGGCCCGCGCGGGTGCGGGCGGCCGGATCGCCTGCTTCCAGCTGGCCGACTGGGTCACCCCGCTGCCCGAGGGCGTGCTGCTCGGCCGCGGCCAGCTCGGCGACGGCTGTATCGACCTGAGCGGATGGCGGCGGCGCGTGGACGCGGCCGGCTACCGCGGGGCCGTCGAGGTGGAGATCTTCAACCCGGGACTGTGGGCGCGGGACGGTGCCGAGGTGCTGGCGGAGGTCGCGGAACGGTACGTCCGGCACGCCGTCTGAAAAAATCTTGAGAATTTCGGCGGTCATAGGACAACCCTCAGGGCCGGTTGCCAGTCGTACATGGCATCACGGCTCCCGGGAGGGGTTTCAGGGAGCCAGGAGATGCGCCCGAGGGGGGCTTCGGGGGTAGCAGGGGGAACGCGAGAGGGGTCCGGCAGCCGCCGGGCCCCTCTCGCGCGTCCCGGGCCGCCCGCGGCCGCTGTTCGGGCTCGTACGGCGCCCGGCGGAGTTGTCCACAGGCTCGGGACGCGGTGTCCGCGCCGGCCGGTACCTTCGGACCAGATCGACTCGGGGGAGGGAGGCCCGGCATGACGGACCAGGGACTCGCGGTGCTCGAAGGTGTCCTGGAGCGGATCACCTATGCCAACGAGGACAACGGGTACACGGTCGCGCGGGTGGACACCGGCCGCGGCTCGGGCGACCTGCTGACCGTCGTGGGCGCGCTGCTGGGCGCCCAGCCCGGCGAGTCACTGCGGATGCACGGCCGTTGGGGCTCCCACCCGCAGTACGGCAAGCAGTTCACCGTGGAGAACTACACCACCGTCCTGCCCGCCACCATCCAGGGCATACGCCGCTATCTGGGCTCGGGGCTGATCAAGGGCATCGGCCCGCGCATCGCCGAGCGCATCGTGGACCACTTCGGCACCGGCACCCTCGACGTCATCGAGGGCGAGCCGAAGCGCCTGATCGAGGTGCCGGGCCTCGGCCCGAAGCGCACCCGGCTGATCGCCGCCGCCTGGGAGGAGCAGAAGGCGATCAAGGAGGTGATGGTCTTCCTGCAGGGCGTGGGGGTGTCCACGTCCATCGCGGTGCGGATCTACAAGGGGTACGGCGACGCCTCGATCTCCGTGGTGAAGAACCAGCCGTATCGCCTGGCGGCCGAGGTGTGGGGCATCGGCTTCCTGACCGCGGACCGGATCGCCCAGGCGGTCGGGATACCGCACGACAGCCCGGAGCGGGTGAAGGCCGGTCTGCAGTACGCGCTGTCGCAGGCGACCGACAGCGGGAACTGCTTCCTGCCACAGGAGCGGCTGATCGCCGACGCGGTGAAGCTGCTGCAGGTGGACACCGGCCTGGTGATCGACTGCCTGGGCGAGCTGGCCGCGGAGGAGGGCGTGGTCCGGGAGAGCGTGCCCGCTCCCGACGGGGACGGCGAGCCGGTCACGGCGGTGTATCTGGTGCCCTTCCACCGTGCCGAGATATCGCTCGCGGCGCAGGTGATGCGGCTGCTGCACGGCCCGGAGGACCGGATGCCCGCCTTCCGGGACGTGGAATGGGACAAGGCGCTGACCTGGCTGGCCGGACAGACCGGCGCCGACCTCGCCCCCGAGCAGCAGGAGGCGGTCCGGCTGGCGCTGACCGAGAAGGTCGCCGTGCTCACCGGCGGCCCCGGCTGCGGCAAGTCCTTCACCGTGCGCTCCGTGGTCACGCTCGCCCGGGCGAAGAAGGCCAAGGTGGTGCTGGCGGCGCCCACCGGGCGGGCCGCGAAACGGCTGTCGGAGCTGACCGGCACCGAGGCCTCCACGGTGCACCGGCTGCTGGAGCTGAAGCCCGGCGGGGATGCCGCGTACGACCGGGACCGGCCGCTCGACGCGGATCTGGTGGTGGTCGACGAGGCCTCCATGCTGGACCTGCTGCTGGCGAACAAGCTGGTCAAGGCGGTGCCGCCGGGCGCACACCTGCTGTTCGTGGGGGACGTGGACCAGCTGCCGAGCGTCGGGGCCGGCGAGGTGCTGCGTGACCTGCTTGCGGCCGAAAGCCCGGTGCCCGCGGTGCGGCTGACCCGGATCTTCCGGCAGGCGCAGCAGTCCGGGGTGGTCACCAACGCGCACCGGATCAATTCCGGGCTGCCGCCGGTCACCCAGGGCCTGCCGGACTTCTTCCTGTTCGCCGAGGAGGACTCCGAGGAGGCCGGCCGGCTCACCGTGGACGTGGTCGCCCGCCGCATCCCCGCCAGGTTCGGCCTCGACCCCCGGCGGGACGTCCAGGTGCTCACCCCGATGCACCGTGGCCCGGCCGGCGCCGGTGCGCTCAACGGCCTGCTGCAGCAGGCCGTCACCCCGGCACGGCCCGACCTGCCGGAGCGCAGATTCGGCGGCCGGACCTTCCGGGTGGGCGACAAGGTGACCCAGATCAGGAACAACTACGACAAGGGCGCCAACGGCGTCTTCAACGGCACCGTGGGCGTGGTCACCGCCCTGGACGCGGTCGAGCAGCGCCTCACCGTGCACACCGACGAGGACGAGGAGATCGCTTACGACTTCGACGAGCTCGACGAGCTGGCCCACGCCTACGCGGTGACCATCCACCGCTCCCAGGGCAGCGAGTATCCGGCGGTGGTGATCCCCGTCACCACCGGGGCCTGGATGATGCTCCAGCGCAACCTGCTCTACACGGCTGTGACCAGGGCGAAAAGGCTCGTCGTGCTGGTCGGCT from Streptomyces sp. NBC_01198 includes these protein-coding regions:
- a CDS encoding dihydrodipicolinate synthase family protein; translated protein: MSIRLPDESGVLRDYVPRSQPVTLTTDLPLRSRVVYSAAHVVADPLRTAADAPAAVDWDATLAFRRHLWAHGLGVAEAMDTAQRGMGLDWAVAAELIRRSSAEARSAGGRIACGVGTDQLTGPAATLAEVTAAYEEQLAVVEEAGSQAVLMASRALAAIAEGPEDYLQVYGHLLRQSSEPVILHWLGPMFDPALAGYWGSDDLDAATETFLDVITAHPDKVDGVKISLLDARREVELRRRLPDGVRCYTGDDFNYPELIAGDTQGFSHALLGIFDPLAPLAAAAVSALDTGDVDGFRRLLDPTVELSRHLFCAPTRFYKTGVVLLAWLAGHQRHFTMVGALQSARSLPHLARAYELADRAGLFPDPALAEARTRALLTLHGVDA
- a CDS encoding sugar phosphate isomerase/epimerase family protein, producing the protein MTGTTAQDLTRLSINQETVKQWSLPELAAGCAAAGIGSVGLWRAPVQEYGVQRAARLMRDSGLTVTSLCRGGFFTALEPEARAAALDDNRAAIDEAAALATGTLVLVSGGLPAGDRDIAAARERVADALALLGPYAAERGVRLALEPLHPMYASDRCVISTLGQALDIAERFPAEQVGVVVDTYHLWWDDLAPVHTARAGAGGRIACFQLADWVTPLPEGVLLGRGQLGDGCIDLSGWRRRVDAAGYRGAVEVEIFNPGLWARDGAEVLAEVAERYVRHAV
- the recD2 gene encoding SF1B family DNA helicase RecD2 — translated: MTDQGLAVLEGVLERITYANEDNGYTVARVDTGRGSGDLLTVVGALLGAQPGESLRMHGRWGSHPQYGKQFTVENYTTVLPATIQGIRRYLGSGLIKGIGPRIAERIVDHFGTGTLDVIEGEPKRLIEVPGLGPKRTRLIAAAWEEQKAIKEVMVFLQGVGVSTSIAVRIYKGYGDASISVVKNQPYRLAAEVWGIGFLTADRIAQAVGIPHDSPERVKAGLQYALSQATDSGNCFLPQERLIADAVKLLQVDTGLVIDCLGELAAEEGVVRESVPAPDGDGEPVTAVYLVPFHRAEISLAAQVMRLLHGPEDRMPAFRDVEWDKALTWLAGQTGADLAPEQQEAVRLALTEKVAVLTGGPGCGKSFTVRSVVTLARAKKAKVVLAAPTGRAAKRLSELTGTEASTVHRLLELKPGGDAAYDRDRPLDADLVVVDEASMLDLLLANKLVKAVPPGAHLLFVGDVDQLPSVGAGEVLRDLLAAESPVPAVRLTRIFRQAQQSGVVTNAHRINSGLPPVTQGLPDFFLFAEEDSEEAGRLTVDVVARRIPARFGLDPRRDVQVLTPMHRGPAGAGALNGLLQQAVTPARPDLPERRFGGRTFRVGDKVTQIRNNYDKGANGVFNGTVGVVTALDAVEQRLTVHTDEDEEIAYDFDELDELAHAYAVTIHRSQGSEYPAVVIPVTTGAWMMLQRNLLYTAVTRAKRLVVLVGSRRAIGQAVRTISAGRRFTALDHRLSGGAK
- a CDS encoding Gfo/Idh/MocA family protein, with the translated sequence MTRRTVRIAMNGVTGRMGYRQHLVRSILSLQEQGGLDLGDGTVLWPEPVLVGRREHALRSMAAQHGIEHWSTDLDAVLADPSVEIYFDAQITAARETAVRQAIAAGKHIYCEKPTATSLDGALEIARLAVAAGVKHGVVQDKLFLPGLQKLKRLVDGGFFGRVLSIRGEFGYWVFEGDWQSAQRPSWNYRAEDGGGIVADMFPHWEYVMHEIFGPVRTVQALATTHVPQRWDEQGKPYDATADDAAYGVFELEGGAVAQINSSWAVRVHRDELVEFQVDGTHGSAVAGLRNCRVQHRSATPKPVWNPDLPATEAFRDQWQEVPDNTEFDNGFKSQWELFLRHVVLDEPWRWDLTAGARGVQLAELGLRSSAEGRRFDVPELAL